One Arvicanthis niloticus isolate mArvNil1 chromosome 13, mArvNil1.pat.X, whole genome shotgun sequence genomic window carries:
- the C13H8orf76 gene encoding uncharacterized protein C8orf76 homolog yields METGCWVLGGEFEDSVFEQRPERRSEPPSPYGAKLCEPQWFYEETECSDDIEVLTLKKFRGDLAYRRQEYEKALQEYSSISEQLPSTNFAMKRDVQEGQARCLAHLGRHEEALEMAADLESKATNTDHLTTVLYLHLAIFSSLQSLEKTILCLQKLISLHPLNPWSWCKLAEAYLNPRPDLPALDVSPQGHKSSASSDKAVSPSSVHLGTGPLLSFPTTLPEIALFSVEASGCTTQKAEEAPKKMQNCLATRREEAQMEARRKACASLIRARLLLQLAQTQQTSFALEKNLRTQQEIAGKVEEFNFREDTLLLMEEAMGEDIVPEKIKEELHSEVKCVGPAALAASVVASSKEFEDKWFRKIKDHFRPLGNHFHVEIQIIA; encoded by the exons TGGTTTTACGAAGAGACAGAATGTAGTGATGATATTGAAGTTCTCACTCTCAAGAAATTCAGAGGGGACCTGGCCTACAGACGACAGGAATATGAG AAAGCACTGCAGGAATACTCCAGCATCTCTGAACAGTTGCCATCTACTAATTTTGCCATGAAAAGGGATGTCCAGGAAGGCCAGGCTCGGTGTCTGGCTCACCTTGGGAGGCATGAGGAGGCACTGGAGATGGCAGCAGACCTG GAAAGCAAAGCAACCAACACAGACCATCTGACCACGGTGCTCTATCTCCACCTGGCCATCTTTTCCAGTCTGCAGAGCTTAGAGAAGACAATTCTCTGCCTGCAAAAGCTGATTTCTCTGCACCCTCTCAATCCTTGGAGCTGGTGTAAATTGGCAGAGGCATACCTGAATCCAAGGCCAGACCTGCCAGCATTGGATGTGTCACCTCAGGGACACAAGAGTTCTGCCTCAAGTGACAAGGCTGTCAGTCCCTCCTCTGTCCACTTGGGAACAGGCCCTCTTTTGTCTTTCCCCACAACCTTGCCTGAGATTGCACTGTTTTCCGTGGAAGCAAGCGGTTGTACTACTCAGAAGGCCGAGGAGGCTCCAAAGAAGATGCAGAACTGTCTGGCGACACGGAGGGAAGAAGCACAGATGGAGGCTCGGAGGAAAGCATGTGCCTCTCTGATCCGTGCCAG GCTCTTGCTTCAGCTCGCCCAAACTCAGCAGACATCATTCGCTTTGGAGAAGAACTTGAGGACTCAACAGGAAATTGCAGGGAAAGTGGAGGAGTTCAACTTCAGGGAAGATACGCTGCTGCTGATGGAGGAG GCTATGGGGGAAGATATTGTCCCAGAAAAGATAAAAGAGGAGCTTCATTCGGAGGTGAAGTGTGTGGGCCCTGCGGCCCTGGCTGCCTCCGTGGTTGCATCCTCCAAAGAATTTGAAGACAAGTGGTTCAGAAAGATCAAAGACCATTTCCGTCCCTTGGGAAATCATTTCCACGTGGAAATTCAGATCATCGCTTAG